One stretch of Prunus persica cultivar Lovell chromosome G1, Prunus_persica_NCBIv2, whole genome shotgun sequence DNA includes these proteins:
- the LOC18788341 gene encoding sugar transport protein 13: MAGGGFGTGTGGGDFEAKITPLVIISCILASSGGLMFGYDVGISGGVTSMPEFLREFFPTVYKKNSQPGLESNYCKYDNQGLQLFTSSLYLAALVATFVASYTTKSLGRKLTMLMAGIFFLVGTVFNAAAVNLAMLIIGRILLGCGVGFANQAVPLFLSEVAPTRIRGSLNILFQLMCTIGILVANMINYGTSKMSGPNGWRISLGLAAIPALLLTMGSLIVTDTPNSLIARGKMEEGKAILKKIRGVDNVEPEFLEIVEASRAANEVKHPFRNLLKRRNRPQLVIAICMQIFQQLTGINAIMFYAPVLFKTLGFKSDASLYSSAITGAVNVLSTVVSIYFVDRAGRRVLLLEAGVQMFLSQIVITVVLGIKLKDDVNNLGHGLGILVLVFVCSFVASFAWSWGPLGWLIPSEIFALDARSAGQSVAVFFNMLFTFIIAQAFLSMLCHMMFGIFLFFAIWVFAMTLFTLFLIPETKGVPIEEMTERVWKKHWFWKRYMDEVEDNPKAQANA, encoded by the exons ATGGCGGGTGGTGGATTTGGGACCGGGACGGGAGGAGGAGACTTTGAGGCAAAGATCACACCTCTTGTGATCATTTCTTGCATATTGGCCTCCAGCGGAGGCCTCATGTTTGGTTATGACGTTGGTATTTCCG GGGGTGTTACATCCATGCCGGAGTTCCTGAGGGAATTCTTCCCAACAGTGTATAAGAAGAACAGCCAGCCTGGACTTGAAAGCAATTACTGTAAATACGATAATCAGGGCTTGCAGCTGTTCACATCTTCATTGTACCTCGCTGCTTTGGTAGCTACCTTCGTTGCGTCCTACACAACCAAATCGCTAGGCCGAAAGCTAACCATGTTGATGGCGGGGATTTTCTTCCTCGTCGGAACAGTTTTCAATGCTGCAGCTGTTAACCTTGCCATGCTTATCATTGGCAGGATCTTACTTGGTTGTGGAGTTGGTTTTGCAAACCAG GCGGTGCCACTTTTCCTTTCGGAGGTTGCACCCACAAGAATTCGTGGGTCACTAAATATACTCTTCCAGCTGATGTGCACCATTGGCATTCTTGTAGCAAACATGATCAACTATGGAACTTCCAA AATGTCAGGGCCAAATGGATGGAGGATATCACTGGGTTTAGCTGCCATTCCAGCACTCTTGTTAACCATGGGGTCTCTCATTGTAACAGACACTCCTAACAGTTTGATTGCTCGCGGTAAGATGGAGGAAGGGAAAGCCATTCTTAAAAAGATTCGCGGTGTTGACAACGTCGAACCAGAGTTCTTAGAAATTGTTGAGGCCAGTCGTGCGGCTAATGAAGTGAAGCATCCCTTCAGAAATCTCCTTAAGCGCAGAAACAGGCCTCAACTGGtcattgcaatttgcatgcAG ATTTTCCAGCAATTGACTGGCATTAATGCAATTATGTTCTACGCTCCCGTTTTGTTCAAGACCTTGGGATTTAAGAGTGACGCTTCCCTTTACTCATCCGCCATAACAGGAGCTGTCAATGTCCTCTCAACTGTTGTATCAATCTACTTTGTGGACAGAGCTGGTCGCCGCGTGCTCCTGCTAGAAGCGGGTGTTCAAATGTTCCTTTCTCAAATTGTGATTACAGTAGTGCTCGGAATCAAACTTAAGGACGACGTGAACAACCTCGGCCATGGCTTGGGAATTCTTGTGCTGGTTTTCGTGTGCAGTTTCGTTGCATCCTTTGCATGGTCTTGGGGACCTCTTGGGTGGTTGATTCCTAGTGAGATTTTCGCACTAGATGCTCGCTCAGCTGGCCAAAGTGTGGCTGTCTTTTTCAACATGCTCTTCACCTTTATTATAGCCCAGGCCTTCCTCTCAATGCTTTGCCACATGATGTTTGgcattttcttgttcttcgCAATTTGGGTCTTCGCCATGACTCTCTTCACTCTCTTCTTAATTCCGGAGACGAAAGGTGTCCCTATTGAAGAGATGACTGAGAGAGTATGGAAGAAGCACTGGTTCTGGAAGCGATATATGGATGAAGTCGAGGATAATCCCAAGGCCCAGGCAAATGCTTAA
- the LOC18789685 gene encoding sugar transport protein 13, producing MAGGGFGAASGGGDFEAKITPLVIMSCIMAASGGLMFGYDVGISGGVTSMPPFLKQFFPVVYKKTQETGLESNYCKYDNQGLQLFTSSLYLAALISTFFASYTTRSLGRKLTMFIAGVFFVVGTVFNAAAVNLAMLIIGRILLGCGVGFANQAVPLFLSEIAPTRIRGALNILFQLNITIGILFANLINYGTAKIEGGYGWRVSLGLAGIPAGMLTIGSLIVVDTPNSLIERGKLEEGKAVLKRIRGVDNVDPEFLEIVEASRVAKEVKHPFRNLLKRRNRPQLVIAIWMQIFQQFTGINAVMFYAPVLFQTLGFKSDASLYSAVITGAVNVLSTVVSIYFVDRAGRRVLLLEAGVQMFLSQLVVAIIMGLKVKDHSNNLGHGLAIIVVLMVCSFVSSFAWSWGPLGWLIPSETFPLEARSAGQSVAVCTNMLFTFIIAQAFLSMLCNMKFGIFLFFTFWVFVMTIFVVVLIPETKGVPIEEMTERVWKQHWFWKRFMDDVEDDPKGKLHA from the exons ATGGCCGGAGGTGGCTTTGGGGCCGCATCGGGAGGCGGAGACTTTGAAGCAAAGATCACGCCTCTAGTGATCATGTCTTGCATAATGGCCGCTAGCGGAGGCCTCATGTTCGGTTATGATGTTGGTATTTCAG GGGGTGTTACATCCATGCCTCCTTTCCTGAAACAATTCTTCCCGGTTGTTTATAAGAAGACTCAAGAGACTGGACTTGAGAGCAACTACTGCAAATACGACAATCAAGGCTTGCAGTTGTTCACATCTTCCTTGTACCTCGCTGCTTTAATTTCAACCTTCTTTGCGTCGTACACAACCCGATCCCTGGGGCGAAAGCTCACCATGTTCATTGCTGGGGTTTTCTTTGTAGTCGGAACAGTTTTTAATGCTGCAGCTGTTAACCTTGCCATGCTTATCATTGGGAGGATCTTGCTTGGTTGTGGAGTTGGTTTTGCTAACCAG GCAGTGCCGCTTTTTCTTTCGGAGATTGCACCCACAAGAATTCGCGGGGCACTTAACATACTCTTCCAGCTAAATATCACCATTGGCATTCTTTTCGCAAATCTTATTAATTATGGAACTGCCAA AATTGAAGGGGGATATGGATGGAGAGTGTCACTAGGTTTGGCTGGCATTCCAGCAGGTATGCTGACTATTGGGTCTCTCATTGTGGTAGACACACCTAACAGTTTGATCGAACGAGGTAAGTTGGAGGAAGGAAAAGCAGTTCTTAAAAGGATTAGGGGTGTTGACAATGTGGATCCAGAATTCTTAGAGATTGTGGAGGCAAGTCGTGTGGCAAAAGAAGTGAAGCATCCTTTCAGAAACCTCCTTAAGCGTAGGAACAGGCCTCAATTGGTCATTGCAATTTGGATGCAG ATTTTCCAGCAATTTACTGGCATTAACGCAGTCATGTTCTACGCTCCAGTTTTGTTCCAGACCTTGGGATTTAAGAGTGATGCTTCCCTCTACTCAGCTGTTATCACAGGAGCTGTCAATGTCCTCTCAACCGTTGTATCAATATACTTTGTTGACAGAGCTGGTCGGCGCGTGCTATTGTTAGAAGCCGGTGTCCAAATGTTCCTTTCTCAATTGGTGGTTGCAATAATAATGGGACTCAAAGTGAAGGATCACTCTAACAACCTTGGCCATGGCTTGGCAATTATTGTGGTGCTTATGGTTTGCAGTTTTGTTTCATCCTTCGCGTGGTCTTGGGGACCTCTCGGGTGGTTGATCCCTAGCGAAACATTCCCATTAGAGGCCCGCTCAGCAGGCCAGAGTGTGGCTGTCTGTACCAACATGCTCTTCACCTTTATCATAGCACAGGCCTTCCTCTCAATGCTTTGCAACATGAAGTTTGgcattttcctcttcttcacatTTTGGGTCTTTGTCATGACAATTTTCGTTGTGGTCTTAATTCCTGAGACCAAGGGTGTCCCTATTGAAGAGATGACAGAAAGAGTTTGGAAGCAACACTGGTTCTGGAAGCGATTCATGGATGACGTAGAAGATGATCCTAAGGGCAAGTTGCATGCTTGA
- the LOC18789686 gene encoding sugar transport protein 13: MAGGFGGPTDGEEFEAKITPIVVISCILAASGGLMFGYDIGISGGVTSMPEFLREFFPVVYKRQQIPGLESNYCKYDNQGLQLFTSSLYIAALIATFFASYTTRVFGRKMSMLIAGIFFIVGTILNAAAQNLIMLIVGRLALGCGVGFANQAVPLFLSEVAPTRIRGALNLLFQLMCTIGILVANLINYGTAKIEGGYGWRISLGLAGIPSLLLTFGALIVTDTPNSLIQRGKLEEGKKVLKRIRGIDNVDPEFLEILEASRAAKEVQHPFRNLFKRRNRPQLIITVFLQFFQQFTGINSVNFYAPVLFQTLGFKHDASLYSSVITGGIMVLGAIVSIFLVDRAGRRMLLLEGGIQMFISHVVIAVILGWKLKDQSNDLDKGMGILVVVIICSFVGSFGWSWGPLCWLVASEIFPLEARSAGQSVTVCINMLFTFVIAQAFLSMLCHFRFGIFLFFAAWCLIMTVFVYFLLPETKGVPIEEMSDVVWRQHWFWKRYMDDSEDEPKEKGYA, encoded by the exons ATGGCGGGGGGATTTGGCGGGCCGACGGATGGCGAAGAATTTGAAGCAAAGATCACACCTATTGTGGTCATTTCTTGCATATTGGCCGCTAGCGGTGGCCTCATGTTCGGTTATGATATCGGCATTTCGG GGGGTGTTACATCGATGCCGGAGTTCCTACGGGAATTCTTCCCGGTTGTATACAAGAGGCAACAGATTCCAGGGCTTGAGAGCAATTACTGTAAATACGACAATCAAGGCCTGCAATTGTTCACATCTTCTTTGTACATCGCTGCCTTGATAGCAACCTTCTTTGCATCATACACAACCAGGGTCTTCGGTCGAAAGATGAGCATGCTCATTGCTGGGATTTTCTTTATAGTTGGAACGATTCTTAATGCTGCAGCCCAGAACCTTATCATGCTTATTGTTGGGAGGCTCGCTCTTGGTTGTGGAGTTGGTTTTGCTAACcag GCGGTGCCACTTTTCCTTTCGGAGGTTGCACCCACAAGAATTCGTGGGGCACTTAACTTACTCTTCCAGCTCATGTGCACCATTGGTATTCTTGTAGCAAACCTTATCAATTATGGAACTGCAAA AATTGAAGGGGGATATGGATGGAGGATTTCACTGGGTTTGGCTGGCATTCCATCACTCTTGCTAACCTTCGGGGCTCTCATTGTAACAGACACTCCAAACAGTTTGATCCAACGAGGTAAGTtggaggaaggaaaaaaagttCTTAAAAGGATTCGGGGTATTGACAATGTCGATCCAGAATTCCTAGAGATTCTTGAGGCAAGCCGTGCGGCTAAAGAAGTGCAGCATCCCTTCAGAAATCTCTTTAAGCGTAGGAATAGACCTCAACTGATCATCACAGTTTTTTTACAG TTCTTCCAGCAATTCACAGGAATTAACTCAGTCAATTTTTACGCTCCAGTTTTGTTCCAGACCTTGGGATTCAAGCACGATGCTTCCCTTTACTCATCCGTTATAACAGGAGGTATCATGGTCCTAGGAGCCATTGTGTCAATCTTCCTCGTGGACAGAGCTGGTCGTCGCATGCTCTTGCTAGAAGGTGGCATCCAAATGTTCATTTCTCATGTGGTCATTGCAGTCATACTGGGATGGAAACTGAAGGATCAATCGAACGACCTCGACAAGGGCATGGGAATTCTTGTGGTTGTGATTATTTGCTCTTTTGTGGGCTCATTTGGCTGGTCTTGGGGACCTCTTTGTTGGTTGGTTGCTAGTGAGATATTCCCACTAGAGGCCCGTTCGGCTGGGCAGAGTGTGACTGTGTGTATCAACATGCTTTTCACATTTGTTATAGCACAAGCCTTTCTTTCAATGCTTTGTCACTTCAGGTTTGGCATATTCTTGTTCTTCGCAGCTTGGTGCTTGATCATGACTGTCTTTGTCTACTTCTTACTTCCTGAGACCAAGGGTGTCCCTATTGAAGAAATGAGCGACGTAGTCTGGAGGCAGCACTGGTTTTGGAAGAGATATATGGATGACTCCGAAGATGAACCGAAGGAAAAGGGGTATGCTTGA